A genomic stretch from Candidatus Alcyoniella australis includes:
- a CDS encoding DUF2079 domain-containing protein, protein MSYAICFAVLKCLKLRNGEWSTIDVANNLYWFDLILSPWWREMTFEQFSYFLTGIVIQPISLLVGLLCKLLRTPYVLPVLQALSIAACIPLLYAVALRRLGSPWQALVVAAAFALNPYINTETMFGFRWDALALPLMIALVLARQLNNRRLFWAVLVLGCACKLNILLINGIYCAIAYRRSGLSYLRRGVWVCAIWFVAALSASTLIKLYAPNLIFDQTPPAMLSANLLGPLADDPSMLWPVLGDFFGSGAWLWLPEYLLPLLFLPLAAPAALLPVLVEFGYVLLFSLGLEQMPGLNILHELMLDKGYLFIYPAVFLVGYLHLASIEAIASLRQRYGVRRIHALAGLWLVMALATHWFLTPSIFGPVPLTDKFNLDYYRMSDHQRTALAAFESFPKDLQPLLSSTFCERPDGYPVRDYIAEWLPAEYHEFNVVLVDLYAFEFAISRQRLIDKLLFLTVSHPRMGVTYFEDGIIEMRMGAPRTRNREVAQFIAENLPLLLHNLPNPYTDGGQIDLGPGAERRFYSPTQLTSADRQRLGL, encoded by the coding sequence TTGAGCTATGCCATTTGTTTCGCTGTGCTCAAGTGCCTGAAGCTGCGCAACGGTGAGTGGTCGACCATCGATGTTGCGAACAACCTCTATTGGTTCGACCTGATTCTCTCGCCGTGGTGGCGGGAAATGACGTTCGAGCAGTTTAGCTATTTCCTGACCGGGATCGTGATCCAGCCGATAAGTCTGTTGGTCGGTCTGCTCTGCAAATTGCTGCGCACGCCCTATGTTCTGCCGGTGTTGCAGGCACTTTCGATTGCGGCCTGCATCCCGTTGCTTTACGCCGTCGCACTACGCCGGTTGGGGTCGCCGTGGCAGGCGTTGGTAGTGGCCGCGGCCTTTGCGCTCAATCCTTACATCAACACCGAGACGATGTTCGGCTTCCGTTGGGACGCCTTGGCCTTGCCGCTGATGATCGCCCTGGTTTTAGCCAGGCAGCTTAACAATCGGCGGCTGTTCTGGGCTGTGTTGGTGCTCGGCTGCGCCTGCAAATTAAATATCCTGCTGATCAACGGCATCTATTGCGCTATAGCCTATCGCCGCAGCGGACTGTCGTACTTGCGGCGCGGCGTCTGGGTCTGCGCGATCTGGTTCGTCGCCGCGCTGAGTGCGAGCACGCTGATCAAGCTCTACGCGCCGAACCTGATATTCGACCAAACCCCGCCGGCGATGCTCAGCGCAAATTTGCTCGGACCGTTGGCCGACGATCCGTCCATGCTCTGGCCGGTACTGGGCGATTTCTTTGGTTCCGGCGCCTGGCTGTGGCTGCCCGAGTATCTGCTGCCGCTGCTGTTTCTGCCGCTGGCCGCTCCAGCTGCGCTGCTGCCGGTGCTCGTGGAGTTCGGATACGTGTTGCTGTTCTCGCTGGGACTGGAGCAGATGCCCGGACTCAATATTCTGCACGAGCTGATGCTCGATAAGGGATATCTGTTCATCTATCCGGCGGTGTTTTTAGTCGGGTACCTGCACCTGGCTTCAATCGAGGCAATAGCGAGCCTAAGACAGCGCTATGGCGTGCGCCGCATACATGCGTTGGCCGGTCTGTGGCTCGTCATGGCCCTGGCCACGCACTGGTTTTTAACGCCGTCGATTTTTGGCCCGGTTCCGCTGACAGACAAGTTCAACCTGGACTACTACAGGATGTCGGATCATCAGCGTACAGCGTTGGCAGCTTTCGAAAGTTTCCCCAAAGACCTCCAGCCGCTGCTCTCCAGCACGTTCTGCGAACGTCCCGACGGATACCCGGTTCGTGATTACATCGCTGAATGGCTGCCGGCTGAGTATCACGAATTTAACGTTGTGCTCGTCGATCTCTACGCTTTCGAGTTCGCCATCAGCCGCCAACGGCTAATCGACAAGCTGTTGTTCCTCACGGTCTCGCACCCGCGAATGGGCGTCACCTATTTCGAGGACGGAATCATCGAAATGCGAATGGGCGCGCCGAGGACTCGCAATCGCGAGGTTGCACAGTTCATCGCCGAGAACCTTCCGCTGTTGCTGCACAACCTACCCAATCCCTATACCGACGGAGGCCAGATCGATCTCGGGCCTGGGGCTGAGCGCAGATTCTACTCGCCGACCCAGTTGACGTCCGCGGATCGGCAGCGCCTGGGATTATAA
- a CDS encoding acyl-CoA dehydrogenase family protein has translation MIYQDVFALPLPWLGELDCSLADTVERWAQQELIPKRHELGEDYQLLLRPALEKLFVEIGLQKLIWPEDQGGAGLDGAQSALAVCAVLEQIGRADVGIGLLLSSTLAVQSSCGIAEQHDAELFKRFSPFFCNDQASIAALILPDYSIDDRASGDFHGLPYQLRTRCENDEWILDGEEVRALCSGFDAALFGVVCLLDGKPGMLLVPADSDGLTRGDQLLTTGLAASRDCELCFDNVRVPKGNLVFADEEQLVLLLARQMLGSAATSAGAGLACYEILKEWGETRVIKGRGCVFKDNPLTAALMGRIGGKICTARLQAYSLAKLIADPMSFGLNAAEHLLANATAVASSICSSTIEALDHTMELMASAGYASEWQLERYWRDIKTLQSRLGPLPQREASMARGFFGSAGV, from the coding sequence GTGATCTATCAGGATGTGTTCGCTCTTCCTCTTCCGTGGCTTGGCGAGCTGGATTGCTCTTTGGCCGATACGGTTGAGCGTTGGGCACAGCAGGAATTAATCCCCAAACGTCATGAGCTGGGAGAGGATTATCAGCTGCTGCTGCGACCGGCCCTTGAAAAGCTGTTCGTCGAGATCGGATTGCAAAAACTGATCTGGCCCGAGGATCAGGGCGGAGCCGGACTGGACGGCGCACAGTCCGCGCTCGCGGTCTGTGCAGTGCTTGAGCAAATCGGACGGGCCGACGTGGGAATCGGACTACTGTTGTCCAGCACGCTCGCCGTGCAATCGAGCTGCGGCATCGCAGAGCAACACGACGCCGAATTGTTTAAACGCTTTAGCCCGTTTTTCTGCAATGACCAGGCGAGCATCGCCGCGCTGATCTTGCCCGATTACAGCATTGACGATCGTGCCTCAGGCGATTTTCACGGGCTGCCCTATCAGCTGCGAACGCGTTGCGAAAATGACGAGTGGATCCTCGATGGCGAAGAGGTCCGAGCGCTGTGCTCCGGCTTTGACGCCGCATTGTTCGGCGTTGTCTGTCTGCTGGACGGCAAACCCGGCATGCTGCTGGTACCCGCTGATTCAGATGGTTTGACCCGTGGCGATCAGTTGCTCACCACCGGTCTTGCCGCCAGCCGCGATTGCGAGCTGTGCTTTGACAACGTACGCGTGCCCAAGGGCAATCTGGTATTCGCCGACGAGGAGCAATTGGTTTTGTTGCTTGCCCGGCAAATGCTGGGATCTGCCGCGACAAGCGCCGGGGCTGGACTGGCCTGCTACGAGATCCTCAAGGAATGGGGCGAGACGCGGGTGATCAAGGGGCGCGGCTGCGTGTTCAAGGACAACCCGTTGACCGCGGCGCTGATGGGACGCATCGGCGGCAAAATCTGCACAGCGCGTCTGCAGGCCTACTCATTGGCCAAGCTGATCGCCGATCCGATGTCGTTCGGACTCAACGCCGCCGAGCACTTGTTGGCCAACGCCACTGCCGTAGCCTCATCAATCTGTAGCTCGACGATCGAGGCGTTGGATCACACCATGGAACTGATGGCCTCGGCCGGGTACGCCAGCGAATGGCAGCTCGAGCGCTATTGGCGCGACATTAAGACGCTTCAATCACGCCTCGGCCCGCTGCCCCAGCGCGAGGCGAGCATGGCTCGGGGCTTCTTCGGCTCCGCGGGGGTTTAG
- a CDS encoding alkyl sulfatase dimerization domain-containing protein has translation MRLKMIVAAALYVAASLCGCNADQRPATLTSLDQPPRAHHTQLFDERVEQVCDGVYVAIGYGLANSIMVVVDQGKVIIDTTESVESAQRIKEEFDRIEPGPVKAIIYTHTHPDHVLGCSVFHEPGVPIWAHLRAPEMLNDQFASLGATLRYRGSKQFGEALSPELVENNGIGPRIKLDSGPVPPIIYPTDTFTGIKQLEIGGVRFELHEAPGETVDQLFVWLPQQRVLIPGDNIYMAFPNLYSTRGVSPRPVRGWIDSLDRMRALQPDYLVPCHTSPLAGRERIARTLTVYRDAISFVHDSVIRMANLGRSPDDMARDIALPPHLANDPYLAQIYGKVSWSVRGIYDGYLGWFDGNPTNLGRLHPSQSAERLLPLLGGSAALIEQIELSLDAGDFQWTAQLADILLAAEPDNSAARKAKAEALWQLGLQEHNTNARCYLLSSALELRGDFKAPGSPKIDAQTVRDLPAEVILRTFPERLRPEKTAQVYKTICFEFLDTGEQYTFIIRRGVGELRRGLSDEFDLKFIATEPNFKAFVIGDLSPATALATGRVKVEGGLSELVAFSSYLSS, from the coding sequence ATGCGTCTGAAGATGATCGTAGCAGCGGCGCTGTACGTAGCAGCGTCGCTTTGCGGCTGCAACGCCGATCAGCGTCCGGCGACCCTCACATCCCTTGACCAGCCGCCGCGCGCACACCATACGCAGCTTTTCGACGAGCGCGTGGAGCAGGTCTGCGACGGCGTGTATGTGGCGATCGGCTACGGCCTAGCCAACAGCATCATGGTCGTTGTCGACCAGGGCAAGGTCATCATCGACACCACCGAGAGCGTGGAGTCGGCACAACGGATCAAGGAGGAATTCGACAGGATCGAACCCGGACCGGTCAAGGCGATTATCTACACCCATACGCACCCGGACCACGTTCTTGGTTGCAGCGTGTTCCACGAGCCCGGAGTGCCGATCTGGGCTCATTTACGTGCGCCGGAAATGCTCAACGACCAGTTCGCCAGCCTCGGCGCCACCCTGCGTTACCGCGGATCCAAACAGTTCGGCGAAGCGCTTTCCCCGGAGCTGGTCGAGAACAACGGTATCGGACCGAGAATCAAACTCGACTCGGGCCCGGTACCGCCGATTATTTATCCGACCGATACGTTCACCGGGATTAAACAGCTCGAGATCGGCGGCGTGCGCTTTGAGCTGCACGAGGCGCCGGGCGAGACCGTTGACCAGCTTTTCGTCTGGCTGCCGCAGCAGCGCGTCCTGATCCCCGGCGACAACATCTATATGGCGTTTCCAAATCTGTATTCGACCCGCGGCGTCAGCCCGCGACCGGTGCGCGGCTGGATCGATTCGCTGGACAGGATGCGTGCACTCCAGCCGGACTATCTGGTGCCGTGTCACACCTCGCCGCTGGCCGGACGCGAGCGGATTGCGCGGACGCTCACCGTGTACCGCGACGCCATCAGCTTTGTCCACGACTCGGTGATCCGTATGGCGAACCTCGGCAGATCCCCCGATGACATGGCGCGCGACATCGCGCTGCCGCCGCATTTGGCAAACGACCCGTACTTGGCGCAGATCTACGGCAAAGTCTCCTGGTCGGTGCGCGGGATTTACGACGGGTACTTGGGTTGGTTCGACGGCAATCCGACCAACCTGGGACGTCTGCATCCGAGCCAAAGCGCGGAAAGATTGTTGCCGCTGCTCGGCGGATCCGCGGCGTTGATCGAGCAAATCGAACTTTCGCTTGACGCCGGCGACTTTCAGTGGACCGCGCAGCTTGCCGACATCTTACTAGCTGCGGAACCTGACAACAGCGCAGCCCGCAAGGCCAAGGCCGAGGCGCTGTGGCAGCTTGGCTTGCAGGAGCACAACACCAATGCCCGCTGCTATCTGCTCAGCTCGGCTCTCGAGCTGCGCGGCGATTTCAAAGCCCCTGGTTCTCCGAAAATCGACGCCCAAACCGTGCGCGATCTGCCGGCCGAGGTGATCCTGCGCACCTTCCCCGAACGTCTGCGGCCGGAGAAAACCGCCCAAGTATATAAAACGATCTGCTTTGAGTTCTTGGACACGGGCGAACAGTACACGTTTATAATTCGCCGCGGCGTGGGAGAGCTTCGTCGTGGGCTATCGGACGAATTCGACCTGAAGTTCATTGCCACCGAGCCCAACTTCAAAGCGTTCGTCATCGGCGACCTCTCGCCGGCAACGGCCCTGGCCACGGGCCGGGTCAAGGTCGAGGGCGGGCTGTCCGAACTTGTCGCCTTCAGCTCATATCTCAGTAGCTGA
- a CDS encoding radical SAM protein encodes MAKVLLLQAATHRWRIERTQPLGLMYLASTLRARGHQPRIFDLRTFDDCEPERARPVLRDFKPDVLGISSHSPESPVMYRLAAMAREERPDLPIFVGGSHATNYPDETLAQGPQIDAAVIGEGERTLLELIDAWGSDSPLSAIAGCVVRGPNGPERTAPREPIEDLDSLPFPAWDLIDMQAYYRYPRLGVIAARREYMLMLTSRGCPYDCAYCHHNMGRRYRPRSAGNVVDEIERLYCDYGVREIVIADDSFNLIRERVHKICEMILERGLKIAITFPTGIRGDVLDDETLVLLRRAGTYRIMFAIETATPRLQKLINKNVDFPKLERAMHTAHKLGMLLHGAVMLGLPTETEQEMRDTVRYIRRSPLHTIGLYRATPYKGCELFEIAKRMGIELPDSSSTMSLWESNVNLSAEPLETVNRISRNAYFQFYGNPLRMLSLISRLPNKLLMLPLLVKLFIKNIRGYG; translated from the coding sequence ATGGCCAAGGTCCTGCTGTTGCAGGCTGCAACTCATCGCTGGCGCATCGAACGCACTCAGCCGCTGGGGCTGATGTACCTGGCATCGACCCTGCGTGCACGCGGCCACCAACCGCGGATCTTCGATTTGCGCACCTTTGACGATTGCGAACCCGAACGTGCTCGACCAGTACTGCGCGATTTCAAACCGGACGTACTGGGCATCTCCTCGCACAGCCCCGAATCGCCGGTGATGTATCGCCTTGCGGCCATGGCGCGCGAGGAGCGGCCCGACCTGCCGATCTTCGTCGGCGGCAGCCATGCCACCAACTATCCGGACGAAACTCTCGCGCAAGGTCCGCAAATCGACGCGGCCGTGATCGGCGAAGGCGAGCGCACGCTGCTTGAGTTGATCGACGCCTGGGGATCGGACTCCCCGCTGTCCGCGATTGCAGGCTGCGTCGTCCGCGGTCCCAACGGCCCGGAACGCACCGCCCCGCGCGAACCGATCGAGGATCTGGACTCCCTGCCCTTCCCGGCCTGGGACCTGATCGACATGCAGGCCTACTACCGCTATCCCAGGCTGGGGGTGATCGCCGCGCGGCGCGAGTACATGCTGATGCTCACCTCGCGCGGCTGCCCCTACGACTGCGCCTACTGTCATCACAACATGGGACGCCGCTATCGCCCGCGCAGCGCCGGCAACGTCGTGGACGAGATCGAACGGCTCTATTGCGATTACGGCGTGCGCGAGATCGTGATCGCCGACGATTCGTTCAATCTGATCCGCGAGCGGGTACATAAAATCTGCGAGATGATTTTGGAGCGCGGGCTGAAGATCGCCATCACCTTCCCCACCGGCATTCGCGGCGATGTGCTCGACGATGAGACGCTCGTGCTTTTACGACGCGCCGGCACCTACCGCATCATGTTCGCCATTGAGACCGCCACGCCTCGGCTGCAAAAGCTGATCAACAAAAACGTCGATTTTCCCAAGCTCGAACGCGCGATGCACACGGCCCACAAACTTGGCATGCTGTTGCACGGCGCTGTGATGCTCGGCCTTCCGACCGAGACCGAGCAGGAGATGCGCGACACGGTCCGCTACATCCGCCGCTCGCCGCTGCACACCATCGGGCTGTACCGCGCCACGCCTTACAAGGGTTGCGAGCTGTTCGAGATCGCCAAGCGGATGGGGATCGAGCTACCCGATTCGAGCAGCACCATGTCGCTGTGGGAAAGCAACGTCAATCTCAGCGCGGAGCCGCTCGAGACGGTCAACCGCATTTCGCGCAACGCCTACTTTCAGTTTTACGGCAATCCATTACGGATGCTCTCGCTGATCAGCCGCCTACCCAACAAGCTGCTGATGCTGCCGCTGCTCGTCAAACTATTCATAAAAAATATCCGCGGATACGGCTGA
- a CDS encoding radical SAM protein, whose product MKVFLAQAAVYTPDVERSMPLGIMYLASYLRERYGCEVKLFDMQLRIKRVEPVIQAAREFGPELIGISGMSPDARAIQSLTQAIRREFPDVPLVIGGAHATNCPERTLDETDCDYLIPNEGELALGALVEHLRGERELQDVPSILYRRDGQTVQHEPAPYIEDLDSLPFPAFDLIDIEGYYKIQRCGVIFSHKRYAAMVTSRGCPYRCAYCHNILGKHNRVRSPENVVNEMQSLVREYGVGEFVIMDDMVNLYPKRINRIAELIIERKLDIKLHFPIGMRGDIMTEESVRLLKKAGMFRCMYAVETASPRLQKMIRKNNDLDKILHIIDYTQRQGVMVHGTFMLGFPTETEQEALATLELARRSRLHTAAFYRVIPYWGTDLYRMALDAGVEMPQEMEHYEFHKSDAINMSQMPDETLSRLRRQAYRSFYLRPSRLWRILQTLPNPLRLLPLLTLTWIRKALVW is encoded by the coding sequence ATGAAAGTCTTCTTAGCACAGGCGGCAGTCTATACGCCGGACGTTGAACGCAGCATGCCGTTGGGGATCATGTACCTTGCATCGTATTTGCGCGAACGCTACGGCTGCGAGGTCAAGCTGTTCGATATGCAGCTGCGGATCAAACGCGTCGAGCCGGTGATCCAGGCGGCTCGGGAGTTCGGCCCCGAACTGATCGGCATCAGCGGAATGAGTCCCGACGCCAGGGCAATCCAGTCCCTGACCCAAGCAATCAGGCGCGAATTCCCCGACGTGCCGCTGGTGATCGGCGGAGCCCACGCCACCAACTGCCCGGAACGCACGTTGGACGAGACCGACTGCGACTACCTGATTCCCAACGAGGGCGAACTGGCCCTCGGGGCGCTGGTCGAGCATCTACGCGGCGAACGCGAGCTGCAAGACGTGCCGAGCATCCTCTATCGCCGCGATGGCCAGACGGTGCAGCACGAGCCCGCGCCCTACATCGAAGACCTGGACAGCCTGCCCTTTCCGGCCTTCGACCTGATCGATATCGAGGGCTACTACAAGATCCAGCGTTGCGGCGTGATTTTCTCGCACAAGCGCTACGCGGCGATGGTCACATCGCGCGGCTGCCCCTACCGCTGCGCCTACTGTCACAACATCCTGGGCAAACATAACCGCGTGCGCAGCCCGGAGAACGTCGTCAATGAGATGCAATCGCTGGTACGCGAATACGGGGTCGGTGAGTTCGTGATCATGGACGACATGGTTAATCTCTACCCCAAGCGAATCAACCGCATCGCCGAGCTGATCATCGAACGCAAACTCGACATCAAACTGCATTTCCCGATCGGCATGCGCGGCGACATCATGACCGAGGAGTCGGTGCGGCTGCTTAAAAAGGCCGGCATGTTCCGTTGCATGTACGCCGTGGAGACCGCCTCTCCGCGTTTGCAAAAGATGATTCGTAAGAACAACGACCTGGACAAGATTTTACACATCATCGACTACACACAACGCCAGGGAGTGATGGTCCACGGGACGTTTATGCTCGGATTCCCCACCGAGACCGAGCAAGAGGCGTTGGCCACCCTCGAGCTGGCCCGACGCTCACGGCTGCACACCGCGGCGTTCTACCGCGTCATTCCCTACTGGGGCACCGACCTGTATCGCATGGCGCTGGACGCCGGAGTCGAGATGCCCCAGGAGATGGAGCACTACGAGTTCCACAAGTCCGACGCGATCAACATGTCGCAAATGCCCGACGAGACGCTCAGCCGTCTACGTCGTCAGGCCTATCGGAGCTTCTACCTACGGCCCTCGCGGCTGTGGAGAATCCTGCAGACCCTGCCCAATCCGTTGCGGTTGTTGCCGCTGCTGACCCTGACCTGGATCCGCAAGGCGCTGGTCTGGTGA
- a CDS encoding ABC transporter permease, giving the protein MDGVIDIKISSLIAGYSLLLIPLGVILFMRVPIFGRTLIALVRMTVQLLFVGLYLQVIFRLNNPWLNSLWVLVMIVVADISIARGSGLRLRRFALPLFISLLVGTAVPLLFFLGPILRRPNLLDAQYAIPIAGMILGNCLRADIVGIKSFYDAVRRGDKAYLNTLAQGASLKEALGPYMRDAIEASLAPTVATIATIGLVALPGMMTGVILGGADPMVAIKYQIAIMIAIFSGTSLTVLLALLLTGRSSFNGFGVLDRALFKD; this is encoded by the coding sequence ATGGACGGCGTGATAGACATCAAAATTTCGAGCCTGATCGCCGGTTATTCGCTGCTGCTGATTCCGCTGGGCGTTATTCTGTTTATGCGCGTGCCGATTTTCGGACGGACGCTGATCGCCCTGGTGCGGATGACGGTCCAACTGCTGTTCGTCGGCCTGTATTTGCAGGTGATCTTCCGGCTGAACAATCCTTGGCTCAACTCGCTGTGGGTATTGGTGATGATCGTGGTCGCTGATATCTCCATCGCCCGCGGCTCGGGCCTGAGACTGCGGCGCTTCGCATTGCCGCTGTTCATCTCTCTGCTGGTGGGCACTGCCGTGCCATTGCTGTTCTTTCTCGGTCCGATCCTGCGGCGGCCGAACCTGCTTGATGCGCAATACGCGATCCCGATCGCCGGGATGATCCTGGGCAACTGCCTGCGGGCCGATATCGTCGGCATCAAGAGCTTTTACGACGCGGTGCGCCGCGGCGATAAGGCCTACCTCAACACTCTGGCACAGGGCGCGAGCCTCAAGGAGGCTCTGGGTCCGTACATGCGTGACGCGATCGAGGCCTCACTGGCGCCGACTGTGGCCACCATCGCCACCATCGGCCTGGTCGCCCTGCCCGGAATGATGACCGGCGTGATCCTCGGCGGCGCCGACCCGATGGTCGCAATCAAGTATCAGATCGCGATCATGATCGCGATCTTCAGCGGCACGTCGCTCACGGTCCTGCTGGCGCTGCTGCTCACCGGCCGCAGCAGCTTCAACGGTTTCGGCGTTCTGGATCGCGCATTGTTCAAAGACTGA
- a CDS encoding TetR/AcrR family transcriptional regulator: protein MTADRKSRRGDRAPALLPVARRLFFERGYHGTTMEQVATGAGFSKRTVYLYFRNKDELFIAVAEEGLLILRNRLEQIDVEALQIEPCIEQITQCYLWFAREHADYFKIIFHEPTQGMIANVSQDLRKRIEQHERACLGIVVKVVEKAVRLGVVFDVDPWEIAAIFWGAVTGVVLLSMGGSQTIFTQRTREELSAKATWIIYRGLRADAANTEQE, encoded by the coding sequence ATGACAGCAGATCGCAAGTCAAGGCGCGGTGATCGCGCGCCGGCACTGTTGCCCGTTGCCAGGCGTCTGTTTTTCGAACGCGGATATCACGGCACGACCATGGAACAGGTCGCAACGGGCGCCGGCTTTTCCAAACGCACGGTCTACCTCTATTTTCGCAACAAGGACGAGCTGTTCATCGCTGTTGCCGAAGAAGGTTTATTAATCCTGCGCAATCGGCTGGAGCAGATCGATGTCGAGGCGTTGCAGATCGAGCCGTGCATCGAGCAGATTACGCAATGCTACCTATGGTTCGCGCGCGAGCACGCGGATTATTTTAAGATCATCTTTCACGAGCCGACCCAGGGCATGATCGCCAATGTCTCCCAGGACCTACGCAAGCGTATTGAGCAGCATGAGCGGGCTTGCCTGGGTATCGTGGTTAAGGTCGTGGAAAAAGCGGTCAGGCTCGGCGTGGTGTTCGACGTTGACCCCTGGGAGATTGCCGCGATTTTTTGGGGTGCGGTGACCGGGGTAGTGTTGCTCTCGATGGGCGGAAGCCAGACGATCTTCACCCAACGCACGCGCGAGGAACTCAGCGCCAAGGCGACTTGGATCATCTATCGGGGGCTGCGCGCGGATGCCGCAAACACTGAACAGGAGTAG
- a CDS encoding ABC transporter ATP-binding protein — MGDLPAIEINDLSLSFDGRTLIDRLCMSVAGSEKVALVGSSGTGKSTLLRCIMGFIKPDSGSIRISGELVDEHSVWQLRRLVAFVAQEPDLGQGTVRQFFERMFAFRSNRSLKSNIERVPELFDRFGLERLLLDKALPLLSGGEKQRVALISAIVLDRRILLLDEASSALDEQSKQKIIDFLSGQKHMSVLSVSHDKQWLSFTSRSVELPDTRRMQ; from the coding sequence ATGGGTGATCTACCGGCAATCGAGATCAATGATCTTAGCCTGAGCTTCGACGGTCGGACCCTGATCGATCGGCTGTGCATGAGCGTGGCCGGCTCGGAGAAGGTGGCGCTCGTCGGCAGTTCCGGGACCGGTAAAAGCACTTTGCTGCGTTGCATCATGGGATTCATCAAGCCTGACTCGGGTTCGATTCGCATCAGCGGCGAGCTCGTGGACGAACACAGCGTTTGGCAACTTCGCAGACTTGTGGCCTTCGTAGCCCAGGAGCCCGATCTTGGTCAGGGCACTGTGCGGCAGTTCTTCGAACGGATGTTCGCCTTTCGCTCCAACCGCAGTCTCAAATCCAACATCGAGCGCGTACCGGAGCTGTTCGATCGCTTCGGCCTCGAGCGCTTGCTTCTCGATAAAGCGCTGCCCCTGCTTTCGGGCGGAGAGAAGCAGCGCGTGGCGCTGATCAGCGCAATCGTGCTCGACCGGCGAATCCTGCTGCTGGACGAGGCATCCTCAGCCCTGGACGAGCAAAGCAAACAAAAGATCATCGATTTTTTGTCCGGCCAGAAACATATGAGCGTGCTCTCTGTTTCACACGACAAACAGTGGCTCTCTTTCACCAGCCGCAGCGTCGAGCTGCCCGATACGCGCAGGATGCAGTGA
- a CDS encoding acyl-CoA dehydrogenase family protein, translating into MRSIDDFTRPLEYLALLDDPLGKIVRHWADTEVIPNRRRYDEDWERHELIEPAFDKLMAGLGLQRMLLPQDLGGFGMGSSSYLGTGACRIFEEVARADSGMAVAFGVVFWPLLMICCEPHVNRRLCEEFAPLFLDPHKARFAANAMTEPQGGADIENMDLLKGSTIRTTAKLDGDQWVINGHKLWPTNSGGIADLFGVVCTTDPGSQRPEDFAFIFVPANTPGVTQSKPYQKAGMAADKNSDIWFDNVRVPDYFRACGPGDDFRRFKEVVSFGNLGSLSFVSGVLLNTFEIVSDFCSKRRFRNKPLLENDDVAGSLADLASSIEVIRICAYQYARMIDRPDLYGERGSDKIVAKGRALKYFACDRAMSEIGRAIELMGQHGADRELDLEKHWRDLKIVQLWMGGKQLCQVETARWFYGCKTL; encoded by the coding sequence ATGCGCAGCATCGACGATTTCACGCGACCGCTTGAATATTTGGCACTGCTCGACGATCCACTGGGCAAGATCGTGCGCCACTGGGCCGATACCGAGGTGATCCCGAACCGTCGCCGCTATGACGAGGATTGGGAACGCCACGAGTTGATCGAGCCGGCCTTTGACAAGCTGATGGCCGGGCTGGGACTACAGCGGATGCTGCTGCCCCAGGACCTCGGCGGTTTCGGAATGGGCAGCTCGAGCTATTTGGGCACCGGCGCCTGTCGGATTTTCGAGGAGGTGGCGCGAGCCGACTCGGGCATGGCCGTGGCCTTCGGCGTTGTGTTTTGGCCGCTGCTGATGATCTGTTGCGAGCCGCACGTCAATCGACGGTTGTGCGAGGAGTTCGCACCGCTGTTTCTCGATCCGCACAAGGCGCGCTTTGCAGCCAACGCGATGACCGAGCCCCAGGGCGGAGCTGACATCGAGAACATGGATTTGCTCAAGGGCAGCACAATTCGCACTACCGCCAAGCTCGATGGCGACCAGTGGGTGATTAACGGGCACAAGCTGTGGCCGACCAACTCCGGCGGAATCGCCGATCTGTTCGGCGTGGTTTGCACTACCGATCCGGGCTCCCAGCGTCCCGAGGACTTCGCCTTTATTTTCGTGCCCGCAAACACTCCGGGCGTGACCCAAAGCAAGCCCTACCAAAAGGCGGGTATGGCCGCGGACAAGAACAGCGACATCTGGTTCGACAATGTGCGCGTGCCCGACTATTTTCGCGCCTGCGGGCCGGGTGATGATTTCCGTCGCTTCAAAGAGGTCGTCAGTTTCGGCAACCTGGGAAGCCTGTCCTTTGTCAGCGGCGTGCTGCTCAACACCTTCGAGATTGTCTCTGATTTTTGTTCCAAGCGTAGGTTCCGCAACAAGCCGCTGCTGGAAAACGACGATGTCGCCGGATCGCTGGCAGACCTGGCGAGCTCAATCGAGGTAATACGCATTTGCGCATACCAGTACGCGCGAATGATCGACAGGCCGGACCTCTATGGCGAGCGCGGCAGCGATAAGATCGTGGCCAAGGGCAGGGCGCTCAAATATTTTGCCTGCGACCGCGCCATGTCCGAGATCGGCCGCGCCATCGAGCTGATGGGCCAGCACGGCGCAGATCGCGAGCTGGATCTGGAGAAACATTGGCGCGATTTGAAGATCGTTCAGCTCTGGATGGGCGGCAAACAACTTTGCCAGGTCGAGACAGCGCGCTGGTTTTACGGATGCAAGACATTATGA